Proteins encoded by one window of Sphaerodactylus townsendi isolate TG3544 linkage group LG02, MPM_Stown_v2.3, whole genome shotgun sequence:
- the ODF3 gene encoding outer dense fiber protein 3 translates to MSKGPWVGTWRPHRPRGPIMAQFTSPGPKYYVQGATGFMSHIATKRKAPAYSMHGAKPLLSKECSPGPYNVHSSMTYRGRKTAPAYTMQGRHRVKMETTPGPGSYSPEKSQKIVYKNTPKYSMSFRHEGAKADSIPGPNAYMIPQMLGPYTVATTASPSYTMTGKSKLGHFYDDLHKTPGPAAYVTPETELYKKKSPVYSMGSRIKSSTIKLGPGPADYEVGKTSLLKSCAPVVSFGIRHSDYTSPLIVDVC, encoded by the exons ATGAGCAAAGGACCATGGGTGGGAACATGGAGACCTCACCGTCCAAGAGGTCCCATCATGGCCCAGTTTACCAGTCCAGGGCCCAAGTACTATGTACAAGGAGCAACAG GTTTTATGTCCCACATTGCAACCAAAAGGAAAGCTCCTGCCTACAGTATGCATGGAGCAAAACCTTTACTCAGCAAAGAGTGCTCCCCAGGTCCTTACAATGTGCATTCCTCCATGACTTATCGGGGGAGGAAAACTGCTCCAGCTTACACAATGCAGGGGCGCCACCGAGTTAAAATGGAGACAACACCAGGCCCTG GTTCTTACTCACCAGAGAAGTCTCAAAAAATTGTCTATAAAAATACTCCTAAGTATTCCATGTCATTCAGGCATGAAGGTGCCAAAGCTGACAGCATTCCAG gTCCTAATGCATACATGATCCCCCAGATGCTTGGACCATACACAGTGGCTACAACTGCCAGCCCTAGCTACACCATGACAGGGAAGAGTAAGCTTGGGCATTTTTATGATGACCTCCATAAG ACCCCTGGCCCTGCTGCATACGTAACACCAGAAACAGAACTTTACAAAAAGAAATCCCCAGTGTACTCTATGGGATCCCGAATTAAATCTTCAACAATTAAATTGGGACCTGGACCAGCAGACTATGAAGTAGGAAAG ACATCATTGCTCAAATCTTGTGCTCCAGTTGTTTCTTTTGGAATCCGACACTCTGATTACACATCACCTCTTATTGTGGATGTCTGCTGA
- the BET1L gene encoding BET1-like protein — protein MADWGRGQNPSAVDEMIDMENKRMAENLSTKVTRLKSLALDIDKDAEDQNHYVDGMDTDFMSVTGLLTGSVKRFSTMTRSGRDNRKLLCYVSVGLVVVFFILYYLVTRART, from the exons ATGGCGGACTGGGGCCGAG GTCAAAACCCCAGTGCTGTGGATGAGATGATAGATATGGAAAACAAGCGTATGGCAGAAAACCTGTCCACTAAAGTCACCAGACTAAAATCG CTTGCCCTGGACATTGATAAAGATGCTGAGGATCAAAATCACTATGTGGATGGGATG GACACGGATTTCATGAGTGTAACAGGTCTTCTGACAGGGAGTGTGAAACGTTTTTCCACCATGACCCGTTCCGGAAGGGACAATCGTAAACTCCTGTGTTATGTCTCTGTTGGACTGGTTGTTGTCTTCTTCATCCTTTATTATTTGGTGACAAGAGCACGGACTTGA